DNA sequence from the Phycisphaerae bacterium genome:
TGGAGCACATCGACCCCGTTGGAGCCGAGCAAGGTGTCATCGCCCGGACCTCCATCAACTGACACATGGATGAGTGCGGCCAGGTTGCCGGTAGCCGAGAACTGGTCGTTCCCGCCATTGGCATTCAGGTAGAAGTACTCGGTCGTGCCGATGTCGAGCGAGAATGGGGCAGGGTTGATTCGGTCGAACCGGACTCTCAACCCGTTCGCCGTCAGTGTGAATGTCTCGTCGCCGTCCGAACCATTCACCTCGACGACATCCGTCCAACCTTCGCCTTCGAGTAGATCCGTTCCGTCGCCGGAGTTCCAAATCATTCGGTCGTTGCCGTCACCAGCGAAGACCTGGTCATTGCCCGCGCCGCCGGTGATGATGTCGTTCCCGGCGCCGCCAAAGACCGTGTCGTCTCCGCCGCCGCCATTGAGCGTTTCGCCCTCGCTCCCGCCGTGGATTTCGTCGTTCCCGTCGTCGCCGTTCAGCGTGGTAGCGATGGTGTCAGTGAAAATGCCGTTGCTTTCGTCAATGCGAATGGTGTCGTCCCCATCATTCGCATTCACGACGATGGTCTCAACGCGGTCCTTTTTGAAGTTGAAGTCCGCCGAACCGTCATCCGCGACGTCCACCTCGATGGTGCCGGGCTGCCCCGCGCGCAGCCGAAGGACGATGATTTCGCCGGAATTGGTGCCAGTCACCTGAAGTACTGACTTCTTGAGTGAAGCCTGGACGTCATTCTTTGGTGGTTTGTTGGGCTTGGCGGCGAATGTCACGTCGCCAGTGGATGCGATAGCGCCGAATGCGGCCACGACGGCGAAAGCAGCCGAGGCAATGCGCAGCCCTGCCCGCGCACGCTTATGCGCGGTCTGTTGCGAATCCATGTTTCTCGTTCCTGTTAGGAAGTATTACCGCTGCTACGGCGCATTAGCAGCGGCAGGGTTCCATCGTGTGCGAGCCGTGACAGCATACGCAGTGAGGTAGTTCACGGTGCCCGTGCCTGCCCGGGACTCGACCGCTGCACCAGATGTGCTACATGTAGCACATGAGACGCATTGGTATCCGCGAGCTGCGGCAAAACGCCAGCAAGTACATCCGCCTGGTGAAGGCCGGTGAAACCCTGGAGGTCACGGAGCGAGACGTGCCGGTGGCACGGCTCACCCCACTTCCAACGCGGCCGAAATCCCGCCTTGAGGAGATGATAGAGCGCGGCGAAATTATCCCAGGGAACCAGGACTGGGCGAATCTGCCGCAGCCCGCGCCGTCACCGACGGGGTTAACCTCGGAGCTGGTGCTTGAAGAACTGCGAGAGGAGCGGCTCCCGTAGCTTGGTTTGGTATTGCGATAGCTCGGCTCTCATAAAGCTGTACGTTCAGGAAGCGGAATCTGAGGCGCTTCGAGAGTTCTTGGCGGACCGGCGTATGGCCGTTAGCCAACTCGGTGTTCTCGAGACCATCCGCGGGGCTGCCCGCCTGAAGGTCGAAATACAACCGGAGCAGTTTGAATCGTTTCACCTGATGACGATAACAACTGACGTTTTGCTACTGGCGGCTGCTCTGCCGCCACCCGAGTTGAGGCCCCTCGATGCCATTCACGTGGCTTCAGCGCTTCGTCTCGGGCCGGCCTGCGAAGGCATCGTCGCTTACGACAGCCGCATGCAGGAAGCCGCGCGGTTCGCCGGGCTCGCCGTCGTGTCGCCCGGACTCGACCGCTAACTACGCCAGGACGCTCGTCTCCAGCGCCACCACCTCAATATCGCCCCACTGGTTCGATTGCCGAGCATCCGCGATGCCCGCCTTCAGCAGTTCCAGGATCGCAAGGAACGAAACCACCACCTCCACCCGGGTTCGGCACTCCATGATCGCCCGTCGGAACGAGAACTTGCCCCGCCGTTGGAGGCGCTCGCGGAAGTCCATGACGCGTTCGCTCAGCGTCATGACCGTATCGCGCTGGATGACCACGGGGGCCCGTGGGGCGGCGGGCTTCTTGTTCAGAACTTCGAGCATGATCGCCCGCAGACGATCTACCGTGACGTTCTGGAGTCCGGCGCCCTCCGGCACGGGTGGCGGTGGAGCAAGCCGCGTGTAGATCCGCATCCCGATTTCTTGCCGCTCCTCGAGCACGGTGGCGACTTCCGCGAAGCGCTTGTACTCCCGCAACAGGTCCACGAG
Encoded proteins:
- a CDS encoding segregation/condensation protein A; this encodes MAEISLPVFQGPLDLLLHLIERDDLDITAVSLVVVTDQYLAAIRTSEGFEPGALAEFVAVGAKLIYLKSKALLPRPPQEEGNDFEDDDIGRELVDLLREYKRFAEVATVLEERQEIGMRIYTRLAPPPPVPEGAGLQNVTVDRLRAIMLEVLNKKPAAPRAPVVIQRDTVMTLSERVMDFRERLQRRGKFSFRRAIMECRTRVEVVVSFLAILELLKAGIADARQSNQWGDIEVVALETSVLA
- a CDS encoding type II toxin-antitoxin system prevent-host-death family antitoxin, with the translated sequence MRRIGIRELRQNASKYIRLVKAGETLEVTERDVPVARLTPLPTRPKSRLEEMIERGEIIPGNQDWANLPQPAPSPTGLTSELVLEELREERLP
- a CDS encoding type II toxin-antitoxin system VapC family toxin; the encoded protein is MVWYCDSSALIKLYVQEAESEALREFLADRRMAVSQLGVLETIRGAARLKVEIQPEQFESFHLMTITTDVLLLAAALPPPELRPLDAIHVASALRLGPACEGIVAYDSRMQEAARFAGLAVVSPGLDR